In Candidatus Rokuibacteriota bacterium, a genomic segment contains:
- a CDS encoding heavy-metal-associated domain-containing protein yields MVAAVVLALLLTAVGPAAAEVRDHTLTLDGPLCYGCVPRIHAALEGRPGVHRVKVDIERGAVSVSYDDDVTLPERLAEYLKAAGFPTNGRDPCRGWRRWVGRC; encoded by the coding sequence ATGGTTGCAGCCGTGGTCCTGGCTCTCCTACTTACGGCCGTCGGCCCGGCAGCGGCAGAGGTCCGCGATCATACGCTCACGCTCGACGGGCCGCTCTGTTACGGCTGCGTCCCGCGGATTCATGCAGCCCTCGAGGGGCGCCCTGGTGTTCACCGCGTCAAGGTTGACATCGAGAGGGGAGCAGTCAGCGTCTCATATGACGACGACGTGACGTTGCCGGAACGGCTCGCCGAATACCTGAAGGCGGCGGGCTTTCCGACGAACGGTCGAGACCCTTGCCGGGGCTGGCGGCGATGGGTCGGACGCTGTTGA
- a CDS encoding TlpA family protein disulfide reductase — MAGWAGILCLIVLIGTSAVTSGASPEAMKALGILEPRERTAAPNVTLPTLQGKPFSFVDLKGKVVLVNFWATWCLPCQWEMPLMDKLYQAYRARGFVIAAISLDQEGAAVVEPFVRERKLTYPVLLDPSLKAALQFGVRGVPATFLIGPDGFIKGITYGPKEWDGPEARALIESLLRTGKGSKG, encoded by the coding sequence ATGGCCGGGTGGGCAGGCATTCTGTGCCTCATCGTCCTCATCGGAACGAGCGCCGTCACTTCCGGCGCCTCCCCCGAAGCCATGAAGGCGCTGGGGATTCTCGAGCCGCGCGAACGCACCGCTGCTCCGAACGTGACCCTCCCCACGCTTCAAGGGAAGCCGTTCTCCTTCGTTGACCTCAAGGGCAAAGTGGTCCTCGTGAACTTCTGGGCCACCTGGTGTCTGCCCTGCCAGTGGGAGATGCCGCTGATGGACAAGCTCTACCAGGCCTACAGGGCCAGGGGGTTTGTCATCGCGGCGATCTCGCTGGACCAGGAAGGGGCTGCTGTCGTGGAGCCGTTTGTCAGGGAGAGGAAGCTCACATACCCGGTGCTCCTGGACCCCTCGCTGAAGGCCGCGCTCCAGTTCGGGGTCCGCGGGGTCCCCGCCACTTTCCTGATCGGTCCAGACGGCTTCATCAAAGGCATCACGTATGGGCCCAAGGAGTGGGATGGCCCTGAGGCCCGGGCGCTGATCGAGTCGCTGCTCAGGACGGGGAAGGGGTCAAAGGGCTAG